The DNA sequence TCCTCGCCGCACTGTCCGACGTCGATCCGGATGCTCCCGTGCCGACGCCCAACCGCGCTCAGAACCGTCTGGCCGAGCGGGGCAGCGTCGCCGAGCGTGCGCGTCGTCCCTTCGAATCCGAAGCAGATTCCGATCCCGCCCTGGCAGCCAATCGACAGTGGGCACGCGACATCGCTGCGGCGATCCCGGCCTCGACCAGGGGCAGTGAGGCAGTGCGCGCCGGTGCGAAGGCCCTAGCCACCAACGAGGCGGTTGATGCTCTCGTCGAAGCCGCCGCTGGAGCTGCACGCTCCTGGCAGGCTCTTTCTGTCGAAGAGAGAGCCGCTACGCTGCATCGCGTCGGAGACGTCCTCGCTGCGCGCCGAGGTGAGCTCATCGAGGTCGCCGGATCCGAGGCCGGAAAGACGATTGATCAGGCCGACCCGGAGGTCAGCGAGGCAGTCGACTTCTGTCACCATTACGCGGGTGCCTCTCTGCAGCTTGCCGACGAGATGTACGTGGCGGGAACGCGATTCGTGCCCGTTGACGTCACGGTCGTGGCTTCGCCGTGGAACTTCCCCGTGGCTATTCCCGTGGGCGGTGTCGCAGCGGCTCTCGCAGCCGGAAGCGCGGTCATCCTCAAGCCTGCACCGCCTGCCAAGCGCTGCGCGGCGGAGCTCGTCGCGGCCTTTCACGAAGCGGGGGTGCCACCGGAGCTCGTGTCCCTCGCCCCGCTCGAGGATGGGGACGTCTCGCGTTACCTGGTGACCCATAGGGGAGTTGACCGTGTCATCCTGACGGGTTCCTATGATACGGCTCGTCTCTTCCGTTCCTGGAAGCACGACATGCATCTGCTGGGTGAGACGAGCGGCAAGAACGCGATCATCGTCACCCCCTCGGCCGACCCCGATCTGGCGGTGCGCGACATCGTCCACTCGGCATTCGCTCACGCGGGACAGAAGTGCTCGGCGTCCTCCCTGTTGATCCTGGTCGGATCGGCGGGACGCTCCTCCCGTATTGCGCGCCAGCTCGTGGACGCGGCCGCTTCGCTGCGAGTGGGTCTGCCGGCATCGCTGGACTCCCAGGTCGGCCCCGTCGTCGTGCCCGACGATGAGAAGGCTGTTCGTGGCCTGACCACCCTGGGGGAGGGCGAGCACTGGGTGCTCACGCCTCGTTATCTGGGGGAGGGGCTGTGGACCCCGGGTATCCGTGCGGGCGTTAGGCCTGGAAGCGAATTCCATCTGACCGAATACTTCGCGCCGGTTCTCGGCGTCATGCGCGTCGACACCCTCGAGGAAGCTATAGATGCCGTCAACGAGGTCGATTACGGATTGACATCCGGCCTCCACACCCTTGATCGCTCTGAGCTTGCCACGTGGCTGGACGGTATCGAGGCGGGCAATCTCTACGTCAACCGAGGCATCACCGGCGCCATTGTGCGCCGTCAGCCCTTCGGCGGGTGGAAGCGATCGGCTATCGGATCGACCACGAAGGCCGGCGGCCCCTCCTACCTGTTGGGTCTGGGTGAGGTCGAGCCCGTCCGCGGCACTGCGGCGGGGGAGGGAGCCTCGAACGCCGTGGCGCTTGCTCCGAGCGTGCTTGCCTTGAGCCGGGCGGCTGCCTCTGACCTGAGCGCGGATGAGGCGGCCGAGCTGACCCGTGCCCTTCGCGCTGATGCGCTAGCCTGGGCCTCCGATTACGGTGCCAATCGCGATGTGACCGGCCTGGCGTGCGAGCGAAACGTCCTGCGTTACCGTGCCACTCCTGTTCTGGTGCGCGCTGGAAGCGGAACCTCCCTGGTGGATCTTCTCCGCGTCCTGGCGGCTGGTCTCCTGGCGGGTGGCCCTATCGGACTGTCGGTCGCCGACCGGCTTCCCGAGTCCGTGCGAGAGCTGTTGGAGGCATCAGACATCGAGGTGACGTGCGAAGACGCGGACTCATGGGATTATCGCCTGGCACTGGTGGCACAATCCGGTGGTCTGGGGATTCGCGTGCGCGTCCTTGGCCCGCGCGACGAAGCTTCGGAGCAACGCTGGGCGCGCGCGAGCCGAGCGAGCTCGGGAAGCCCCGATGTCGCGCTGTACACGGGTGACGTGACCCCGTGCCCGCATTCGGAACTGCTGCCCTTCCTACGCGAGCAGGCGGTCTCGATCACGAACCACCGTTTCGGAACTCCGCTCGATTTGGCGGCAGAGCTTCTGTAACTCTCACGCGCCCCGACGGCAAGAGGACTGCGAGTTGAGGGCGCAGGGTGAACGCCCGCGACCAATCGTCGCGGGCGTTCACCCGTGCCTGCCTAGATAGCGTCGGCTAGCGCACAGATAGGGGTAAACGCTGGAGGGACGAGCCATCGGCTCGCCCCTCCAGCGTTGCGTCAGTGTCGTCGAATCAGATCGCGCGGGCGACCTTGTCGGACTTCAGGCACTTGGTGCAGACGTTCAGGCGCTTGGGCGTCCCATTGACCAGGGCGCGAACGCGCTGGATGTTCGGATTCCACCGGCGGTTGGTGCGAACGTGCGAGTGCGACACGCTCTTGCCGAAGCCGGGTCCCTTACCGCACACGTCACAAACGGCAGCCACGATGTTCTCCTCGGTATGTCTTCCAGTTCAGTCATTGGCTCCCCACGGTCGCGGGGAACGCATCCTCCGGTGCTTGAACCGAAGGCAACCATGACAGAATAGCGGATGATGCGCGCTTTCAACAAGTCGCACGCGTGATTGGTCGTGTCAGGTCGCACACAGCAACCGTCGCGTGGACAATGGGACGAGGCAGGAAAGGGGAGTCATGGAGCTCAATGCTGCGGTCATTATCGAGGCGTGCCGTGCCGGTGCTGAGGAGGCTGCGCGGCTCGCACCCTTCCTCGACGACCTGGATGGATGGGACGGCGCCGACTGTGACACGGGGGCGAACGCTGCCGCCACGATGGCTGCCCTCGCCGCCGCGATGGACTCCCTCGAGCCTCGCGCCCACCTGCGTTTGGCCCTCGAGGCCGGCGTCGAGACGATCATCCGCCGAGGCCTGGGGCACAGCGGTCTCGCGCTCGGCGCCTTGTTTGAAGCGTGGGCCGGTGCCCTCGGCGATGAACACAGGGTGACGCCTCTCGTGGCGCGCCGCATGCTCGCGGCATCGCTGACACCCGTAGCCTCCGCCATCGAATGGTCGGACGCCCTCGTCGAAATGCTTGGAGGAGCCGTCCGAGAGCTCACGGAGATAGGGGATACCCTTCCCGAGGTCGAGGACGTGTTCTCCCGTTTTTCGACCCAGGCGCAGATCGGCCTCGTGGAGGCGACGAACGAGGCGACGGGACGCATCGACCCGGGTGGTGCATTCATCGCCCTGGTGCTCGCGTGCATTGACGCATCAATGCGTAACGACGTCGGAATCCTGCAGTCGTTCACCGCGATGCTCGCGGATCTCGCGCAGCGTCACTCGCGTGCCCCGGAAGCAGCCACGCCTCCGCCCGGCCGGGACTTCACGGTCGATATCATCCTGGAAGGAACCGAGGAAGACCTGCGCGCACTCCTCGTGCGCCTGGGTGGTCTGGGGGCGCGCCTGTCCTACGTGGGCCGTGTGGATCTTTTCGGCATGGGGGAGTGGCGCCTGCACGTGGACACCTCCGCACTGCTCGCGGCGCACCCCACGTCCGGGCAGGTCGTACGCTTCCAGGTGTGCGACGCGCGCCCCGACGCGCAGATCGGCATTGACGAGCTGGCCGATGAAGGCCTGAGCCACCGCGGCGTGCGTCTCCTGCAGCGTCGCCCGATGCGGCGCGTCGAGCGTGCTCGCGTGGTCGCATGCACGCGTGCCCCCGGGCTCGTGGAGGATCTTGCTCGTGCCGGAGCCGTCGTCTTTTTGGACCTGAACTCCAGCGACGCCGCCGGCATCGTGTCCGCGGCCAGCTCGCGGACAGGGGTGACGCTCGTCGCCCCCTGCGACGAGGCCAGCGCGGCCCTGGTTAGTACCGTCGCCTCTGTTCTTCCCTCTCCGGCTCCCGGCGTGCCCGCGATACTTCGGGCAGCCAGCAGGGACGATCTCGGTGTTCTTGCCGTCGCTCGCGCGTGCGCCCCGCTTTTCGTCCCCCAACCCGGCGGCCTCGGCGCCGCCCCGACGCTCGCGCGGATGTTGCGCGACGGTGCCCACGATGCGCTCTTAGCGTGGACGAGCGCCCAGCTGCCACTGGATGGTGACCCCGAAGGTATCGCCGAGGCCCTGGCTGAGGCCGCACGCGGGGGAGGACAGTCCTGGCGGCTGCTGGTCGCGCGCGAGGACGACGGTCCCTACACGGTGGCGACGGTGCGCCAGCTGCTGTCCACGCGTGACGCGTCGTCCTCGATCGACCTGGAGACATGGGACGGCGGACAGAGCGGGCCGAGCCTTGTGGCAGGGTGCTCATTGTGAGCGCGCTTGATGTTCCCCTGTCCCTGCGCCTACCTAAGAAGACCGTGAAGGCACTCGAGGGTGCGGGAGTTGCGACGGTCGGCGACCTGCTCATGGTGGCCCCTCGCAGGTACTACCACTGGGGGCGGCTCACTCCTCTGTCCTCCCTGCGTGAGGGTGAGGACGTCACGATCCTCGCCGAGGTTGCCTCCGCTCACCTGATCGCTAACCGTTCCGGCTCGGGCGTGCGCCTGGAGGTTACCCTCACCGACGGCATTCAGTTCCTGTCCGCGACTTTCTTCGCGAAAAACCAGTACAAGCTCGCGCCGATCGAGAGGATACTCACCCCGGGCCAGTCCTTCCTCTTCGCCGGCAAGGTGGGTGCCTACCGCGGCAAGCTGCAACTCGCTCACCCGTCCTTTGAGGGTGTCGACGGGGAAGACATTGAGCGAATCGCGTCTCGTCCCATCCCGATCTACCCTGCGACCGGTTCCCTGGCATCGTGGGCGATCGCGCGCGCCGTCGGCATGGTCCTGGACCACCTCAACGACGCGGACGTTCCCGACGCGGTCCCGGCGCGTGTGCGCGAACTTGTTCGCATTGCTGACCACGCTCAGAGCCTGCGTCGCCTGCACCAACCAGAGACTGACGAGGACTACCGGCAGGCCCGCCGCGCCCTGGCCTTTACGGAAGCATTCGTGCTCCAGGTGGGACTGGCGATGCGCCGACGCGGCGCGCGCGCCACCCCGGCGCTCGCTTCCCCCCACAGTTCCCCCCTCCTGGAGCGATTCCGCGAATCTCTGCCCTTCGAGCTCACCGACTCCCAGAAGGAGGCCGTCGCGCAGATCGGTGCCGACCTCGATCGCGACATTCCGATGCAGCGCCTCCTCCAAGGGGATGTCGGCTCGGGTAAGACGGTTGTCGCGCTCATGTCCTTCCTGCAGGTCGTCGCGGCCGGCCATCAGGGCGCACTCGTCGCCCCGACCGAAGTCCTCGCCGAACAGCACGCGTCATCCCTGCGCTCCCTCCTCGCCCCCCTGGGGGAGGGAGCTCCCGACGTGCGTCTCCTGACGGGTTCAACCACCCCGGCGGCTCGTCGCGAGATTCTGGCCGCCATGAACTCCGCCGTCCCTCTCATCGTCGTTGGCACGCACGCCCTGTTCCAGGAATCCGTGCGTTTCGCTGATCTCGCGCTCGTTGTCGTCGACGAACAGCATCGCTTCGGCGTTGAGCAGCGCGCCGCCCTGAGGCGGGCTCGTGAGGACGGGCGCGGCGTCCACGAGCTGGTCATGACGGCGACGCCGATACCTCGCACGATCGCGATGACAGTGTTCGGCGACTTGGACGAAACCCGCATGAGCGGCATGCCCTGCGGGCGTACGCCCGTCGCCACCTACCTCGCGGATTCCGCAAACGCCGCGTGGGTGGAGCGCACGTGGGGGCGAGCCGCCGAGGAGATCTCGCAGGGGCGGCGCGTCTACGTCGTCTGCCCGCGCATCGACGCGAGCGACGAGGTGCGCGACGCCGATGAAGAACACGCGCGCCCCTTGGCCTCCGTCGAAGAAGTTGCCGCCTACCTGCGAGGGCACCGCGCGCTCGCGGGCGTGGCGATCCACGAGCTGACGGGGCGCACGCCCGCGCCCGTGAAAGCGCAGATCATGGAGGACTTTTCCGCCGGGCGTGCCCCGCTCCTTGTTGCCACCACCGTCATCGAGGTCGGCGTCGATGTGTCCGAGGCGACCCTCATGGTGATCCTTGACGCCCAGCAGTTCGGGCTTGCTCAGCTCCATCAGCTGCGCGGTCGGGTCGGTCGATCCTCTCTGCCCTCCCTGTGCATTGCGATGCATCGACATGACCTCACCGATTCGGGGCTCGCGCGGCTGCAGGCGTTTGCGGAGACGATAGATGGTTTCGAGCTGGCAGAGGCGGATCTGCGCCTGCGTAAGGAAGGCGATGTGCTCGGCGCTGGCCAGTCCGGCAAAGCCACGCACCTGCGCTTCCTCTCCGTTCGCCGCGACGAGTCCCTCATCCGTTCCGCCAAGGACGCTGCCGATGCTCTCCTGGAAGCCGATCCGACGCTGGAGAGACACCCGGACCTGGCGCGTGCCCTGCGCGGCGCATCCGAGGGCCAGGTCGAGTGGATGCAACGCTCCTAAGGCCCGCCCGGTAGGGTAGAGCCATGACCAGGATCGTCGCAGGTAGTGCCAAGGGCCGCAGCCTCGCCGTGCCCAAGTCCGGCACACGTCCCACGTCCGAGCGCGTGCGCGAGGCCCTCTTTTCGCGCCTCGACCACATGAACGTCCTCGCTGGGACCACCGTCTTGGACCTGTACGCCGGGACGGGCGCACTCGGCCTGGAAGCCCTGTCGCGCGGTAGCGCTCACGCAACCCTCGTCGAAAAAGCGTCGTCGGCGGCGCGCGTCGCATCCGCCAACGTCCGCTCGACGGGCCTACCCGCCCGCGTCATCACGGCAGACGCACGCTCCTTTCTCGCCGCACGCACCGGGGAGGAACTACGCGGAGACATCGACCTGGTCTTCATCGATCCGCCCTACGACATCGCCGAGGCCGACATGACCTCCGTGCTGTCCTCGCTCGGCCCGTGGATCGGCCCCGACGCACTGGTCGTCGTGGAGCGATCGACCCGAGCTCCCGCTCCGACGTGGCCCCCGTTCCTCGTCCTCGAGGATCAGCGAACATGGGGTGAAACCGTCGCCTACTTTGCCGGTCCGCCGCTGCCCAAGAACGAACCCGAGGACGGTGCCGATGCGGTCGCGGACGCCCCGACCTCGTCGGCCAACGTGGAGGAAACTCGATGATCGCACTGTTCCCCGGCTCTTTCGACCCCTTCACGAACGGTCATCTCGATGTCGCCGAGCGCGTCTGCGCCATCGCCGAGCGTCTCATCATCGGCGTCGGCACCAACCCCGCTAAGCGCGGCCTCATTGATCCTGACCGGCGGGTCGCGCTCATTGAAGAAGCCACCGCTCACCTGACGGGCGTTGAGGTGGTCCTCCTGCAGGGGGCAACGATGGACGAGGCCGCCCGGCTCGGTGCAACCCTCATCGTCAAGGGGGTACGCTCATCCATCGACCTCGACTACGAGGCACCGCAGGCCGTCTTTAACGATGAGGTCGGCGGCATCGACACCTGGTGGATCCCGACCCGTCCCGCCCTTGCGCACGTCTCATCGAGCGCCATCCGGGAGTTATTGGGTCTCAAAAAGGATATTTCTCGGTATGTCCCGCCAGCGGTTGAGCGATATCTGACCGACAATAGAAGCTGAATCATGCCCGGTGGAACGCAGGAGGGAACCATGGCTGACACGACCGACAACCAGACTCAGGATGAGTGGAACGAGGAAACCGTCTACGGTCCGTCCACGGTGATTGCCGCCCTCGATCAGATCGAGGACCTCGTCGAGTCTTCGCGCACCGTTCCCCTCTCCGCTTCGATCGTGATCAACAAGGCCGAGCTGCTCGACCTGCTGGATCAGGCGCGCGAGGCCCTGCCGGAAGACCTCGTCGCCGCCGACGCTGTCGTTGCGGATGCGGACGCGGTCCTGGGACGGGCGGACTCGGCTGCGGAAACCCGCATTGCCGAGGCGAACTCGCGTGCGTCTTCGACCCTCGATCAGGCCAACGAGCGTGCCGCGCAGATTCTCTCTGACGCGGAGGAAGAGGCTGAGCGCACGCGCTCTCGCGCAGACGATGAAGCGACCGCTGTTGTTTCTCAGGCGCGTTCGGACGCCGAGGCTGCGATCGCCGATGCAAACGCGCAGGCAGCTCGCATCGTCTCCACCGAAAACATCGTGCGCATGGCTGAGGATCGCGCGCGTGAGATCGTCTCCGATGCGAAGCGATCGGCAGCCGCGCTGCGCGAGGGTGCCGACGACTACGTCGCGAGTTCCCTCGACGAGCTCTCCCACCTCATCTCCGATCTGGCACGCCGCACGGATGCCGGCCGCCGCGCGATCGCCGAGCGTCGTGGCGTCGACGTCACCGATGTGGACCTGACCAATGAGTGACCAGACGCTGGTTCTGCCCCTGGCGCGCCTGCCTCGCACGCTCGGGTCCACCCTGCACGAGGACCTTCAGTGGGTCACCCCCGATGACATGGGCACACCCTCCATGTCAGCAGTTCCGGGCGTGCCGCTGGATATCTCCGTGGATATGACCAGCGTCGAGGACGGCGTTCTCGTCCAGCTGGCTACCTCCGTCGACCTGGTTGGAGAATGCGTACGCTGCCTCGACGAGGTTCGCGACCATCACGACATCGTCAGTACGGAGGTCTACTTCGAGCCAGGTTCTCCCGCCCTGACTCCTGCGGACGACGAGGACGACGAGGCCGAGGACCTGTTCGTCATCGGCGAGCGCGACACGATCTGCATTGAGACCCAGCTGCGCGACGCGATCGTTCCCCTCGTGGACCCACGCCCGTTGTGCAGTGACGACTGCGCGGGCCTATGCGACGTGTGCGGCGAGAAGTGGGCAGATCTGCCCGAGGGGCACGACCACTTCGTCGTCGATCCGCGTCTGGCTTCCCTGGCATCCCTGCTGGGGGAGGAATCCGAGTCGGGGCGTGCCTGATGGGACGATCAAAGCACCTGCCGGTACCGCCGCGCACCGATACCGACGCCCTCGTGGAAGCCTGGGGGACACACGTCGATGCGCCGCTTCTGCAGCTCGCACTCGTGCATCGTTCCTACGCGAACGAGGCCGGCGGGATTGCCAACAACGAGCGTCTCGAGTTCCTGGGTGACTCGGTGCTGTCGATCGTCGTCGCCCAAAAACTGTACGAGCAGTACCCGGACGTCGCCGAGTCGGACCTGTCGCGCATGCGCGCGGCCACCGTCTCGCAGCAGCCCCTCGCTGCGGCGGCCCGGCGAATCGGCTTGGGTGACTTCGTCTTCTTGGGTAAGGGGGAGTCGACCCACGGCGGGCGCGATAAGGACTCCATCCTGTCCGACACCTTCGAGGCTCTGATCGGCGCAACCTATTTGACGAGCGGCCTGGAAGAATCTCGCCGCGTCATCTTGGAGTGTCTGAGCTTCCTGCTCGTGGATGCCCCCTCGCGCGGGCAGCACCAGGACTGGAAGACGATACTCATCGAGCACGCGCAGGCGCATGGCCTGGGCGGGGTCTCCTACGAGGTGGCGGGCCGGGGACCGGACCATCAGCGGGTGTTTACCGCGCAGGCCTTCGTCTCCGAGCGTTCGGATGCGATCGGGTCCGGGCAGGCCTCGTCGAAGAAACACGCGGAGAACGCGGCCGCACAGGATGCGATGAGCCGCCTGTCTCCGGGGCAGTAGAAGTAGTAGCTGAGGGCGTTCGTCCTCCCGACCGTTAGAATCAGACACGTGAGTGAAAATACCGCTGCGCGTACGCGCGTCATGATCGTCGACGATCACGAGATCGTTCGACGCGGCATTGCTGAGATCGTTGACCGAGACGAGGCGCTCGAGGTTGTCGCTGAGGCCGGGTCCGTTGCGGACGCGGTGCGTCGTGCCGACCTTGTGCGCCCCGACGTCATCCTCGTCGACCTGCAGCTGCCCGACGGCACGGGCATTGATATCATGAATCGCCTGCGTGCCGCTCATCCGCAGATCCTCCCGGTGGTCCTGACGTCCTTCGATGACGACGAGGCCTTGGCTGAGTCCCTGGAGGCAGGCGCGCGTGCGTATATCCTCAAGACTGTACGCGGTGCGGAGATCACGGATGTCATCAAGGCGGTCGCGGATGGTCGCGTTCTGCTCGACGAACGCACTCTGACGCGTCGACGTGTCGACCACGAGGATCCGACGGCTGATCTGACGCCTTCGGAGCGCAAGGTCCTGGACCTGATTGGTGATGGCCTGTCGAACCGCGAGATCGGAGAGAAGCTCGGTGTTGCGGAGAAGACCGTGAAGAACCACATCACGTCTCTGCTGTCCAAGATGGGCCTGCAGCGTCGCACGCAGGTCGCCGCCTGGGTTGCCGGACAGAGGGCTGCCGCGTGGCGTAACTGAGCTACAGCCTCGTCCCTGCGGGGAGCGAGGACGATTGGAGCGGGTCGGATTATCCGGCCCGCTTGTCGTGTCTCCCCGAGGTAGAAGCATGAATTGTACGGTCGTTGTAGTTTCGTTCTAAACAGGGAAAACCCTGATTTGTGAGAAAGCTACCATCAAACTGGTTCATGGATAAGTCCCGTGGGGTAACGTACGCCTCATCCTCATTGTTGAGGATGGACACCGTCGTCCACCGTCCCCC is a window from the Schaalia odontolytica genome containing:
- a CDS encoding YceD family protein, which gives rise to MSDQTLVLPLARLPRTLGSTLHEDLQWVTPDDMGTPSMSAVPGVPLDISVDMTSVEDGVLVQLATSVDLVGECVRCLDEVRDHHDIVSTEVYFEPGSPALTPADDEDDEAEDLFVIGERDTICIETQLRDAIVPLVDPRPLCSDDCAGLCDVCGEKWADLPEGHDHFVVDPRLASLASLLGEESESGRA
- a CDS encoding proline dehydrogenase family protein, producing the protein MTNAAVPTSPSRNPGTRRCPDDLWALGHRAIARARRWADESAHEPTPQSAKLLSRILSDPDGLTFTTRFVDDVVRPSDLDVASAAMKRLSAGRKDFLPPALAVAMGLGATASRLAPHAVTATARRVFREIVGDLVVDATDKGLGPALGRLRKGGHRLNVNLLGEAVLGEKEASHRLGEVSRLVMREDVDYVSIKVSAVTGPHNPWGFEEVVDHGVRALLPLYRLARDNGTFLNLDMEDYKDLDLTIAVFTAILDQPDMGGYEAGIVLQAYLPDSLGALERLQEWARARVDAGGARIKVRIVKGANLSMEKVDAQIHGWELTTWPSKQATDTNYKRMLSWAMTPEHTRAIRLGVAGQNIFDIAFAYELRAARGVENSVEFEMLSGMATGIQEVVRRDVGSLLLYVPVVNPREFDVAISYLVRRLEENAAPENFMSGVFDIAQNEDVFARERDRFLAALSDVDPDAPVPTPNRAQNRLAERGSVAERARRPFESEADSDPALAANRQWARDIAAAIPASTRGSEAVRAGAKALATNEAVDALVEAAAGAARSWQALSVEERAATLHRVGDVLAARRGELIEVAGSEAGKTIDQADPEVSEAVDFCHHYAGASLQLADEMYVAGTRFVPVDVTVVASPWNFPVAIPVGGVAAALAAGSAVILKPAPPAKRCAAELVAAFHEAGVPPELVSLAPLEDGDVSRYLVTHRGVDRVILTGSYDTARLFRSWKHDMHLLGETSGKNAIIVTPSADPDLAVRDIVHSAFAHAGQKCSASSLLILVGSAGRSSRIARQLVDAAASLRVGLPASLDSQVGPVVVPDDEKAVRGLTTLGEGEHWVLTPRYLGEGLWTPGIRAGVRPGSEFHLTEYFAPVLGVMRVDTLEEAIDAVNEVDYGLTSGLHTLDRSELATWLDGIEAGNLYVNRGITGAIVRRQPFGGWKRSAIGSTTKAGGPSYLLGLGEVEPVRGTAAGEGASNAVALAPSVLALSRAAASDLSADEAAELTRALRADALAWASDYGANRDVTGLACERNVLRYRATPVLVRAGSGTSLVDLLRVLAAGLLAGGPIGLSVADRLPESVRELLEASDIEVTCEDADSWDYRLALVAQSGGLGIRVRVLGPRDEASEQRWARASRASSGSPDVALYTGDVTPCPHSELLPFLREQAVSITNHRFGTPLDLAAELL
- a CDS encoding DAK2 domain-containing protein, which produces MELNAAVIIEACRAGAEEAARLAPFLDDLDGWDGADCDTGANAAATMAALAAAMDSLEPRAHLRLALEAGVETIIRRGLGHSGLALGALFEAWAGALGDEHRVTPLVARRMLAASLTPVASAIEWSDALVEMLGGAVRELTEIGDTLPEVEDVFSRFSTQAQIGLVEATNEATGRIDPGGAFIALVLACIDASMRNDVGILQSFTAMLADLAQRHSRAPEAATPPPGRDFTVDIILEGTEEDLRALLVRLGGLGARLSYVGRVDLFGMGEWRLHVDTSALLAAHPTSGQVVRFQVCDARPDAQIGIDELADEGLSHRGVRLLQRRPMRRVERARVVACTRAPGLVEDLARAGAVVFLDLNSSDAAGIVSAASSRTGVTLVAPCDEASAALVSTVASVLPSPAPGVPAILRAASRDDLGVLAVARACAPLFVPQPGGLGAAPTLARMLRDGAHDALLAWTSAQLPLDGDPEGIAEALAEAARGGGQSWRLLVAREDDGPYTVATVRQLLSTRDASSSIDLETWDGGQSGPSLVAGCSL
- the coaD gene encoding pantetheine-phosphate adenylyltransferase — its product is MIALFPGSFDPFTNGHLDVAERVCAIAERLIIGVGTNPAKRGLIDPDRRVALIEEATAHLTGVEVVLLQGATMDEAARLGATLIVKGVRSSIDLDYEAPQAVFNDEVGGIDTWWIPTRPALAHVSSSAIRELLGLKKDISRYVPPAVERYLTDNRS
- a CDS encoding ATP-dependent DNA helicase RecG encodes the protein MLIVSALDVPLSLRLPKKTVKALEGAGVATVGDLLMVAPRRYYHWGRLTPLSSLREGEDVTILAEVASAHLIANRSGSGVRLEVTLTDGIQFLSATFFAKNQYKLAPIERILTPGQSFLFAGKVGAYRGKLQLAHPSFEGVDGEDIERIASRPIPIYPATGSLASWAIARAVGMVLDHLNDADVPDAVPARVRELVRIADHAQSLRRLHQPETDEDYRQARRALAFTEAFVLQVGLAMRRRGARATPALASPHSSPLLERFRESLPFELTDSQKEAVAQIGADLDRDIPMQRLLQGDVGSGKTVVALMSFLQVVAAGHQGALVAPTEVLAEQHASSLRSLLAPLGEGAPDVRLLTGSTTPAARREILAAMNSAVPLIVVGTHALFQESVRFADLALVVVDEQHRFGVEQRAALRRAREDGRGVHELVMTATPIPRTIAMTVFGDLDETRMSGMPCGRTPVATYLADSANAAWVERTWGRAAEEISQGRRVYVVCPRIDASDEVRDADEEHARPLASVEEVAAYLRGHRALAGVAIHELTGRTPAPVKAQIMEDFSAGRAPLLVATTVIEVGVDVSEATLMVILDAQQFGLAQLHQLRGRVGRSSLPSLCIAMHRHDLTDSGLARLQAFAETIDGFELAEADLRLRKEGDVLGAGQSGKATHLRFLSVRRDESLIRSAKDAADALLEADPTLERHPDLARALRGASEGQVEWMQRS
- the rnc gene encoding ribonuclease III; the protein is MGRSKHLPVPPRTDTDALVEAWGTHVDAPLLQLALVHRSYANEAGGIANNERLEFLGDSVLSIVVAQKLYEQYPDVAESDLSRMRAATVSQQPLAAAARRIGLGDFVFLGKGESTHGGRDKDSILSDTFEALIGATYLTSGLEESRRVILECLSFLLVDAPSRGQHQDWKTILIEHAQAHGLGGVSYEVAGRGPDHQRVFTAQAFVSERSDAIGSGQASSKKHAENAAAQDAMSRLSPGQ
- the rsmD gene encoding 16S rRNA (guanine(966)-N(2))-methyltransferase RsmD codes for the protein MTRIVAGSAKGRSLAVPKSGTRPTSERVREALFSRLDHMNVLAGTTVLDLYAGTGALGLEALSRGSAHATLVEKASSAARVASANVRSTGLPARVITADARSFLAARTGEELRGDIDLVFIDPPYDIAEADMTSVLSSLGPWIGPDALVVVERSTRAPAPTWPPFLVLEDQRTWGETVAYFAGPPLPKNEPEDGADAVADAPTSSANVEETR
- the rpmB gene encoding 50S ribosomal protein L28, which translates into the protein MAAVCDVCGKGPGFGKSVSHSHVRTNRRWNPNIQRVRALVNGTPKRLNVCTKCLKSDKVARAI
- a CDS encoding response regulator → MIVDDHEIVRRGIAEIVDRDEALEVVAEAGSVADAVRRADLVRPDVILVDLQLPDGTGIDIMNRLRAAHPQILPVVLTSFDDDEALAESLEAGARAYILKTVRGAEITDVIKAVADGRVLLDERTLTRRRVDHEDPTADLTPSERKVLDLIGDGLSNREIGEKLGVAEKTVKNHITSLLSKMGLQRRTQVAAWVAGQRAAAWRN